Genomic segment of Pseudomonadota bacterium:
CCTTCGATCGCTACACCAAAATTTTTAAGACGTTGGACTATCTTCCAGACAGCTGTGCGCGAGACTTCCATTGAAGTAGCTATTTCAGTGCCGGCATGGAGCTGACCGTCATCGAGAATACGGGTAATATGATACATAGATGGTGAAATTGGGTTCATGGGGTATACTATTCAGTGGAATGTAGGGGCTGTCAACGGTAATGTGGGATAATGAACCACACTTCCCAAAACCTCAAAGCTTTTTTGCAAGGTGATTGGAGCTTAACTCGCAAAGTCACAGATATACGCTCCAATAGCGTTGCTCACATGACTGGTACAGCTTTGTTTAAGGAACATCCAAAAGGTCTATGGTATAGAGAACAGGGACAATCAGAGATGAGCACCTACCAAGGACCTTTCTTCCAGGACTATTTGTATCGCTTTCCAGCAACCCACAAAGCTGAGGTTTGTTTTACCGATGGGCGGTTATTCTACCAATTTGATGTAGGTGAGAATCCATGTGAAGTGGTGCACTACTGCGGGAGAGATCAATATCAGGGCCGGATCTGCATCGAAGAGAATCAATGTTTGAACATCGAGTGGCTTGTGTTGGGGCCAAGGAAGCACTATAGAGTCATGACTCAGATGCGGAATTGTTCATTTTTTGAGTAAATGAATTTTAACGAAAAATTAAGGTATAATTTGATATAGTGTAAATGTAAGGATGTATATAAAGATCGTTAATAGTTTATGTTAGGAGTAATAGAGATGAAAATTTGGAAAAAAGAATTAATTTTTAGGGATTGTTCTTATAGTTTCACAGGTTTTTGTAGGCGTGTAGGAATTTTGTCCGGTTTGATTGTAGTTTTGATTTTATCGACCTCAGAATCTAGCTATGCAGTAGACAAGTTCTACATAGACTTAGAAAAGGCTGCATTAAAAGGGGGAATTGATGCAGTTTGTGGTAAGGGGAAATATTTTCGTAAACGAAGTGGCGCTATATGCAAACGACACGATGCAGGTGAGCTTGCAGCTTTTTTATGTGGTGAGTACCGTGGCTTTCTTAAGTCTGATTGTGGCCGAAAGCTCATGGGGCATTTGGGTTCAAAAGGGTTGACGGATGCCAAAAAAAATATCATTAAGAATTTGAAGAGTAAAGAAGGTTTTGGAAATTTAAAATGGTTGGCTTGCAGGTCCAAGGCATGGCAAAAGTTACCTGCTCTTGAGGATCCGGATGTTCAATCGGCTTGTCCCACACCTGCAACGTCAGAAATCACGCGTCAGAAATTAAAGCAAGCAACTCAGAAAAATTTAGTTTATATCCAAGCATTGAAAAAAGTTCTCAAGGAACCAAAACCACATAGTGCTGCGGGGAAAGTTACAATTGGCGGTGCGGATACAGGGGTGCCGGCTATTAAAATTCCTGAAGTTAAGACCGAGACCCTGAAGCAAGATCTGTTAAAAACTGCAGAAAAACTGAGTCAGGGGTTACACAAGTTCAGGCAAACTCTTGATTCTCCTGCTGCACCTCCTCAAGAGCAATCTGTGCCGGAGCTTTTAAAATTTATTGATGATTTAGAAGTGGCAGAAGAAGAAGAACAATTACGGAAGGAAATGGAAGAAATAAGACAAGAATTAACAAGAATGGGTGCAATTATAAAGCAAAAATAATAGATGTTATGTAAGTTGGAAAATGCATTATTGACAGCCCTATAAAGGCTGTCAATTTTTTAACATACCCACCGTCTTTCAAGCTTTGGGGTTCAGCCAAATTTTTTCCCTCCCTTGACTCAGGGATCACTTTAGTCTTGTAAAAAATCCTCTAGCCTCCACACTGAGACTTTGCTACCTTTAACAACATAAATGGTTTTTAAAGGGACATCTACATAGTATGCGAATACACAAATCCCTGCATAACTTTGACCCTGAAATCGCCCAAGCTCTGGGAAACGAACTCAACCGCCAGCAAAATCAGTTGGAAATGATTGCTAGTGAGAATTTTGTCTCGCCTAATGTTATGGCTGCCACCGGCAGCGTGATGACCAACAAATACGCTGAAGGGTACCCGGGCCGGCGCTATTATGGAGGCTGTGAGTTTGTGGACGTGGCTGAGCGATTGGCTATCGAGCGCGCATGCCAATTGTTTGGCTGCAAGTTTGCCAATGCGCAGCCGCATTCAGGGGGCCAGGTCAATGAGGCGGCGGTAGTTGATTTGCAGCAAATTCATGCGTCATGAAATTTTGGTGACGTATCTTGGTCGTTCCATTAATCTTGACTTTATAGAAAAAGTTGTGATATCTCCTAGTAGAGTGAGGGTTGTCTGGAGGGTGATGGAGCGCCAGCTTTGTTCTGTCCGTTGACCTGGGTAGTTTCTGTAAGAATTGTAATTGGCGGTTGTGATATATGGGAAAACCTCTAAAAAAAATGATTGTTCCATCTCCTGGAGCTGAGCAGGAAGCGGCTTCTTTGCTGGCTGTAGGGAACTATAAGAAAGCACTTAATTGCTATAAAGCGCTTTTAAAACAAGAACCTTGTGATAGGTATCGTGATGCCGTGCGGGATTGTTATATTGGCAGAGCCAAACACTTAAGTAACAAAGGAATGTATCGCGAGGCAGTGGTGTTATGGGAAAATCACTCTCAGTATTGTACTGAGTGCAGTCACGTTTACCTTTATATCAATTTGTTGCTTGTGTCAGGATTTGAAAGTAAAGCTGCAGATATTTTTCTAAACAATAGGGATTCTATGGTTGAATCACAGATATTGGAAATAGAAGAAATTTTTGCAGCACTTCTGTTGACTGGATCTGATGAGCTCGTCAGCATTTTTCCGGAAGACTCCATCCTTAGAATGCATCTCACATTTGCGCAGCAGGCTTTGGTTGCTATGATTGAGCGGAACTTTGATCAATTGGAAAACGCACTGGCAGCCATTTCTTTTCGCTCTCCCTATAAGCAACTGAAGTTGATATTAAAAGGTTACCTGCTTCAGGTGTCTGATAAGAATTCTGATGCTGAGCCATTAGAACATGTTCCAACGACTTCCCCCTTTTATCAATTTGCAAAAGTTGTAAGAACTGCACTGTCGTCCCCTATTGATATGGCAAAGTCACTGGCGAATTTAGATCGAGTGGGATTTGAGTTATTAAGTGGGTTGCAAGGATGGGAGCCCGGCAGACAAAAGTATTTTGATAAATTACGCGATTTAGCCGGCCGATCAGAGCCAAGGGTGTCGTCCAACCTCATTGCAGAAGGTCTGCCCTACATGGATAAATATTCTGCAAAAAGACTATTTTATAATTTGCTTCCGTTTTATACGCCCGCTCGCAAAACATTTGAAAAGCTTTTTGAGCCATTGTCTGTTGAGGAAGAAGCACATATCAAGGCACTTGCATCAATTCACAAAGACGATAAATTTCCTCCCGAGGTTTGGCAGGAATATGAAAATGCGCTGAGCACTCAGCCACAAACGCCAATTCTTGAACTGAAACGAGCGCTAACTTTGCGTCATGTAGTTGATTTGATTGATGCAGAACATGGAAAAGATTGCAGGTGCCCGTGGTTTGAAAAAAATTTGCAACTGCTGGAGACTAGTCTTGCTCTCGATCCGGAGGATAAAGCGACTTATTTTGAATTAGTCCGTCGCTGTGATCTTCCAGGGGTTGAAAAGAGCGGCAAAGAGTTTATCGATAAGGCATTGTTAGTTTTTCCTGAAGATCGTGATGTGTTGGTCATGGCAATCAAATCAGCGCGCCAACATGGGCTATTCAGCAAGGCTCTACAGCTTACAGAAAAATTGCTAGCCTTGGACCCCATTAATCGATTTGCTCTGCAATACATGACAGATCTTAATTTGCTAAAGGCAAAAAATTTGATTCTAAAAGAGAAGTGGGGTCAAGCTGAAACTCTCTTGCAAGACCTGGCAACCAGAGTTCCCAACAACCTCAAATGGCTCGTTCAACT
This window contains:
- a CDS encoding DUF6314 family protein, with product MNHTSQNLKAFLQGDWSLTRKVTDIRSNSVAHMTGTALFKEHPKGLWYREQGQSEMSTYQGPFFQDYLYRFPATHKAEVCFTDGRLFYQFDVGENPCEVVHYCGRDQYQGRICIEENQCLNIEWLVLGPRKHYRVMTQMRNCSFFE